The Triticum aestivum cultivar Chinese Spring chromosome 3A, IWGSC CS RefSeq v2.1, whole genome shotgun sequence genome includes a region encoding these proteins:
- the LOC123056999 gene encoding senescence-induced receptor-like serine/threonine-protein kinase, whose amino-acid sequence MVINFSCSASTKLTWILALLLILVTTIQVHGQSTTDGFVNIDCGFTNSSAYIDSTLKIPYRFDGELVDGGLSNEILKEFMAGAGNEQQKTLRSFPDGSRNCYTLPSTIGQKYLLRAMFTYGNYDRLNRTMGGSLFRFGLHIGVNFWEAVNLTNTDPSSTIWKEVLTVAPGNNLSVCLINFGTGTPFVSSLELRPLQDTMYPFVNTSVSISYFNRIRFGNVTDPITRYPTDDYDRFWESWPRTSYAWINLDTDKKVERLPGDSAFNVPSTIFQKASTIDMNISSTSIIVAAGPNLDTKSLQLLPIFHFADISNSSLSRRFDIYSAEGLLFPDFSPLRFQMDSKYKIGHFLQNADVFFTLNKTSSSRLPPLINALEVYSLVRMDNLTTDSGDAKYIKEVKTHYNLAQRNWNGDPCSPREYSWEGLTCDYSKSNQNPRIVTVNLSTSRLRGGFAISFMNMTSLENLDLSHNNLTGAIPDYQLKSLKFLDLSNNKLDGPIPDSILQRFQAGSLDLRLEGNPVCSNVKDTYCSKKKKNTTSTMLIAVIVPVVLVSLLVVMGILWKLYWKGKTRKSGDDEDSMYEEETPLHIDIRRFTYAELKHITNDFQSVVGKGGFGTVYHGTLENDDEVAVKVLMEKSIAESTDFLPEVQTLSKVHHKNLVTLQGYCQNKNCLALVYDFMPRGNLQQLLRGGDYSLNWEQRLHIALDAAQGLEYLHELCTPSIVHRDVKTPNILLDKNLVGIISDFGLSRAFNDARTHISTAAAAGTPGYIDPEYHASYQITVKTDVYSFGIVLLEIFTGQPPLLMDPQTVHLPNWVRQKIAMGSIHDVVDKRLLDQYDASSLQSVVDLAMNCVENAAIDRPTMTVVATRLKGLLPTVSSEKQSASATPRRTYSMDSEIPRQFQLMISGASNEGSSFQSGYTNGMSETSLLSGR is encoded by the exons ATGGTGATCAACTTCAGTTGCTCAGCAAGTACAAAGCTGACATGGATCCTTGCGCTGCTTCTCATCCTGGTCACGACGATTCAAGTACATGGCCAGTCTACTACCGATG GGTTCGTAAACATCGATTGTGGATTCACAAACAGTAGCGCCTACATCGACAGCACTCTAAAAATACCGTACCGTTTTGATGGTGAATTGGTCGACGGCGGATTGAGCAACGAAATTTTGAAAGAGTTCATGGCTGGTGCGGGGAATGAGCAACAAAAGACCCTGAGAAGCTTCCCTGACGGCTCAAGGAATTGCTATACACTGCCATCCACCATAGGTCAGAAGTATCTATTGAGGGCCATGTTTACTTACGGCAACTACGATAGGTTGAACAGGACTATGGGCGGGTCTTTGTTTCGGTTTGGGCTCCATATCGGTGTCAATTTCTGGGAGGCAGTAAACTTGACAAATACGGATCCATCAAGCACAATATGGAAGGAAGTGCTCACCGTTGCTCCGGGCAACAACCTTTCAGTCTGTCTGATAAACTTTGGTACAGGGACTCCCTTTGTGTCTTCGTTGGAGCTGAGGCCACTGCAAGATACGATGTACCCTTTTGTGAATACTTCAGTGTCAATCAGCTACTTTAACCGGATCAGATTTGGCAACGTCACCGACCCTATCACAAG ATATCCAACAGACGATTATGACCGGTTCTGGGAGAGCTGGCCCCGCACATCCTATGCCTGGATCAACCTTGACACTGACAAAAAAGTGGAGAGACTCCCCGGCGACAGTGCCTTCAATGTGCCGTCGACCATCTTCCAGAAGGCTTCAACCATAGACATGAACATCTCCAGCACGAGCATCATCGTGGCAGCGGGTCCCAATCTAGACACCAAGAGCCTACAGCTTCTCCCGATCTTTCACTTTGCTGATATCAGCAACAGCAGCCTGAGCAGGAGGTTTGACATCTACAGCGCCGAAGGTTTGCTGTTTCCAGACTTTTCCCCATTGCGATTCCAGATGGACAGCAAGTACAAGATCGGGCACTTCCTGCAAAACGCCGATGTATTCTTCACCTTGAACAAGACGAGCAGCTCGAGACTTCCGCCGCTCATCAACGCTTTGGAGGTGTACTCGCTCGTCCGGATGGATAATCTCACCACTGACTCTGGCGATG CCAAGTATATAAAAGAAGTCAAGACGCACTACAATTTGGCACAAAGAAACTGGAATGGAGATCCATGCTCCCCGAGAGAGTATTCCTGGGAAGGTTTGACTTGCGACTACTCTAAGAGCAACCAGAATCCAAGGATTGTCACAGT AAATCTGTCTACCAGCAGACTGAGGGGTGGATTTGCCATATCATTCATGAACATGACATCGCTTGAAAACTT ggATTTATCACACAACAATTTGACGGGAGCTATTCCAGACTATCAATTAAAGTCACTTAAATTTCT TGACTTGTCAAATAACAAGCTAGATGGACCAATCCCTGATTCTATTCTTCAAAGATTTCAGGCCGGTTCGCTGGACTTAAG ATTAGAAGGCAATCCTGTATGCTCAAACGTCAAAGATACGTACTgttcaaagaagaagaaaaacaccaCATCTACCATGCTTATCGCAGTGATAGTTCCTGTGGTACTGGTATCCCTCCTAGTAGTGATGGGCATACTCTGGAAGTTATACTGGAAAGGTAAAACAA GGAAGTCGGGAGATGATGAAGATTCTATGTATGAAGAGGAAACTCCACTACATATTGATATCAGACGGTTCACGTACGCAGAGCTGAAGCACATAACAAACGACTTCCAATCAGTCGTTGGAAAAGGAGGTTTTGGTACTGTTTATCATGGCACACTGGAAAATGACGATGAAGTAGCTGTCAAGGTGCTTATGGAGAAATCAATAGCAGAGTCAACAGACTTCCTCCCTGAG GTGCAAACCTTGTCCAAAGTTCATCACAAGAATCTCGTGACTTTGCAAGGATATTGCCAAAACAAGAATTGCCTAGCACTCGTTTATGATTTCATGCCCAGAGGAAATCTTCAACAGCTTTTAAGAG GAGGTGACTATAGTTTGAATTGGGAACAACGACTCCATATTGCACTTGATGCTGCACAAG GACTGGAGTATCTACATGAGTTATGCACCCCATCAATAGTGCACAGAGATGTGAAGACCCCCAACATACTTCTGGACAAGAATCTGGTGGGGATAATATCTGATTTTGGGCTTTCGCGGGCTTTTAACGATGCTCGCACGCACatatctactgctgctgctgctggcactCCTGGGTACATCGACCCCGAGTACCATGCATCTTACCAAATCACTGTCAAGACAGACGTTTACAGCTTCGGCATCGTGCTCTTGGAGATCTTCACCGGACAACCCCCACTATTAATGGACCCTCAGACTGTCCACCTACCAAATTGGGTGCGCCAAAAGATAGCTATGGGAAGCATTCATGATGTTGTAGATAAGAGGCTGCTAGATCAGTACGATGCCAGTTCCCTGCAGAGCGTGGTGGACCTTGCCATGAACTGTGTGGAAAACGCAGCCATCGACAGGCCAACCATGACTGTGGTTGCCACGAGGCTCAAAGGGTTGTTGCCGACGGTTTCAAGTGAAAAGCAGTCTGCTTCTGCGACCCCTCGACGTACCTACTCCATGGACAGTGAAATTCCAAGGCAGTTCCAGCTGATGATTTCAGGAGCAAGCAACGAGGGGAGCTCCTTCCAGTCTGGCTATACCAATGGGATGTCAGAGACAAGCCTCTTATCTGGACGGTGA